From a region of the Pontibacillus yanchengensis genome:
- a CDS encoding ABC transporter ATP-binding protein: MKNEVALQVKNLKKYFRLGKNQNLKAVDDVSFEVYKGETFGLVGESGCGKSTTGRTIMGLYEATEGEVFYKGEDVHKMNNKEKFALNRQMQMIFQDPYASLNPRSTVKEIISEPMEIHKMFSNEKEKLDRVYELLEEVGLNRDHANRYPHEFSGGQRQRIGIARALALDPDIIIADEPISALDVSVQAQVVNLMEKLQQEKELTYLFIAHDLSMVQHISDRIGVMYLGHMVELTESEELYNNPLHPYTRALLSAIPIPDPDVEDEREQIVIDGEIPSPINPPSGCVFRTRCPMAMEACAEIEPKWQEIGKGHYVACHLYNDEIDDTPSSAHHSDGVKVNIR; this comes from the coding sequence ATGAAAAACGAAGTCGCCCTGCAGGTGAAAAATTTAAAGAAATACTTTCGCCTCGGCAAAAACCAGAATTTGAAGGCTGTCGATGATGTCAGTTTTGAAGTGTATAAAGGTGAAACATTTGGCCTCGTTGGCGAATCGGGTTGCGGAAAATCCACGACAGGACGCACAATCATGGGGTTATATGAAGCTACGGAAGGTGAGGTTTTTTATAAAGGCGAAGACGTTCATAAAATGAACAACAAAGAAAAATTCGCCTTGAACCGCCAGATGCAAATGATTTTCCAAGACCCATACGCATCTTTGAACCCACGTTCTACGGTGAAAGAGATTATTTCAGAGCCGATGGAAATTCACAAAATGTTCTCAAACGAAAAAGAGAAACTGGACCGTGTGTATGAGCTACTGGAAGAGGTCGGCCTGAACCGTGATCACGCCAATCGCTATCCACACGAATTCAGCGGCGGCCAGCGCCAACGTATCGGTATAGCGCGGGCTTTAGCGCTTGACCCTGATATCATTATCGCAGACGAACCGATTTCTGCACTGGACGTATCGGTTCAAGCGCAAGTCGTTAATTTGATGGAAAAATTACAGCAGGAAAAAGAGCTCACGTATCTTTTCATCGCCCATGACCTCTCGATGGTGCAGCACATATCCGACCGCATCGGCGTTATGTACCTGGGCCACATGGTCGAGCTCACCGAAAGCGAAGAGCTGTATAATAATCCGCTCCACCCATACACTCGCGCCCTCCTGTCTGCGATCCCAATTCCAGATCCAGACGTCGAAGACGAGCGCGAACAAATCGTGATCGACGGCGAAATCCCAAGCCCGATCAACCCACCAAGCGGCTGCGTCTTCCGCACCCGCTGCCCCATGGCTATGGAAGCCTGCGCCGAGATTGAACCGAAATGGCAAGAAATCGGCAAGGGGCACTATGTTGCATGCCATCTGTATAATGATGAAATTGATGATACTCCTTCCAGTGCGCATCATTCTGACGGAGTTAAGGTAAATATACGGTAA
- a CDS encoding DctP family TRAP transporter solute-binding subunit, which translates to MKSALVKMLVACSVLVLAACSGGSDEANGDSGTTIKLAHSASESHQYHIASKKFKELVDKKTDGSVQIEIHPNATMGSESEAIEQVIGGTLDMTTVSADSSFANTVEEMNVFGIPYLFENKDHVYSVLDGEIGQDLLETANEKGMKALGYWEVGFRHVSNSKQEIKKPADMEGLKIRVQPSPVWEAHMKALGANPTPVDFNELYSALDQGVVDGQENPLPTINSMKFYEVQDYVSLTSHTYSPAITIMSEETWDKLNEDQQKAVQEAVQETKTYVRKTLDEKEQEIKDKLKEEGVTITEPDREAFKEATKNVKDAVSDKVPSELIQRIKDAAE; encoded by the coding sequence ATGAAATCTGCACTCGTGAAAATGTTGGTAGCTTGTTCTGTTCTTGTATTGGCAGCGTGTTCTGGTGGTTCTGACGAGGCGAATGGTGATAGTGGGACGACTATTAAACTAGCTCACTCTGCATCTGAGTCTCACCAGTACCATATAGCATCGAAGAAGTTTAAAGAATTAGTAGATAAGAAAACGGATGGCTCGGTTCAAATTGAAATTCACCCTAACGCTACAATGGGAAGCGAAAGCGAAGCCATTGAGCAGGTAATTGGCGGTACGTTAGATATGACGACAGTTTCTGCAGACAGTTCTTTTGCTAACACGGTGGAAGAGATGAACGTGTTTGGCATTCCTTATCTATTCGAAAACAAGGATCATGTTTATAGTGTACTAGATGGTGAAATTGGTCAAGACTTACTAGAAACAGCAAATGAAAAAGGCATGAAGGCGCTGGGTTATTGGGAAGTAGGATTCCGTCACGTTTCCAACAGCAAACAGGAAATTAAGAAGCCAGCTGACATGGAAGGCTTGAAAATTCGAGTGCAACCTTCTCCAGTATGGGAAGCACACATGAAAGCCCTTGGCGCGAACCCTACACCAGTTGACTTTAATGAACTATATTCAGCTCTGGATCAAGGTGTTGTAGATGGTCAAGAGAACCCACTTCCTACCATCAACTCTATGAAATTCTACGAGGTTCAGGATTATGTATCCCTAACATCTCACACATATTCACCAGCAATTACAATCATGAGTGAAGAAACGTGGGATAAATTAAACGAAGATCAGCAAAAAGCTGTTCAAGAAGCAGTCCAAGAAACTAAGACTTATGTACGTAAGACATTGGATGAAAAAGAGCAAGAAATTAAAGACAAGCTAAAAGAAGAAGGCGTAACCATTACTGAACCTGACCGTGAAGCCTTTAAAGAAGCTACAAAGAATGTGAAAGATGCGGTTAGTGATAAGGTACCTTCTGAATTAATTCAGCGAATTAAAGATGCAGCAGAATAA
- a CDS encoding carbon-nitrogen family hydrolase gives MNVAIYQMDVIPGDVRANHKRVEEWMEKTVPNSDYEIVVLPEMWTTAYTLPELQEIADVDGEPTTSFLQKMAKQYGVHVVGGSFANKIEGEVYNTAIVVNKQGEVVHTYDKIHLVPMLDEPTYLAGGKESAKIFELDGVKMGIIICYDLRFPELTRQLALEGAEVLFIVAEWPLARRNHWVALQKARAIENQMYVISSGRVGSYNGTTFSGTSFIIDPLGDVVAEGSIENEETIVGELDSSKVRDARKNVPVFQTRVTNLYKYY, from the coding sequence ATGAACGTAGCAATCTATCAAATGGATGTTATACCAGGGGATGTGAGAGCGAATCACAAACGTGTGGAAGAATGGATGGAAAAAACGGTTCCAAATAGTGACTATGAAATCGTTGTTCTTCCAGAAATGTGGACCACAGCTTATACATTACCCGAGCTTCAGGAAATCGCAGACGTTGACGGAGAGCCAACTACATCTTTTTTACAAAAGATGGCCAAACAGTATGGTGTTCACGTAGTAGGTGGATCATTTGCCAATAAGATTGAAGGGGAAGTCTACAATACAGCTATTGTCGTGAACAAACAAGGGGAAGTGGTTCATACCTATGACAAGATTCATCTTGTACCTATGTTGGATGAACCTACGTATCTAGCAGGAGGAAAGGAAAGTGCGAAGATATTCGAGCTGGATGGGGTGAAAATGGGAATCATCATTTGCTATGATTTACGTTTTCCTGAATTAACTCGTCAGCTTGCATTAGAAGGAGCCGAGGTTTTATTTATTGTAGCAGAATGGCCATTAGCACGAAGAAATCACTGGGTGGCGCTTCAAAAAGCTAGAGCCATTGAGAATCAGATGTATGTTATTTCAAGTGGTCGAGTCGGGAGCTATAACGGCACAACGTTTAGTGGAACATCCTTCATTATAGATCCTTTGGGCGATGTTGTAGCTGAAGGAAGTATTGAAAACGAAGAGACGATTGTTGGAGAACTTGATTCATCAAAGGTACGAGATGCTAGAAAAAATGTACCTGTATTTCAAACGCGTGTAACGAATCTTTATAAATATTATTAG
- a CDS encoding C40 family peptidase — translation MTANTNWVVQVPVATVWTSPTSAREIDEPGLTNPLRLKEWYDAMTYEPRVALCDDNLVQSQLLYGEDVLLLEEKDGWSHIIAPHQPSKKDQRGYPGWIPSAQLKEIEDDHWDAGPVALVTTSSTTLYNLEKEPLLELSYLTILPYLDIQDGFVKVHTPNGDGFLPEADVEVYISRDDIPKGAGIDIVAAGEKFIDLPYFWGGMSSYGYDCSGFSYNMHKANGYEIPRDASDQVNRGKEVPLEELQPGDLIYFAYEEGKGAVHHVGIYYGDGKMLHAPKTGKNVEVLELADTYYEKELCAARRFWEESS, via the coding sequence ATGACTGCGAACACAAATTGGGTGGTACAGGTTCCCGTTGCGACAGTATGGACCTCCCCCACCTCAGCCCGAGAAATCGACGAACCTGGACTAACGAATCCGCTACGATTAAAAGAATGGTATGATGCGATGACATACGAGCCACGCGTGGCTTTATGTGACGATAACCTCGTTCAATCTCAGTTGTTATACGGCGAGGACGTTCTTTTGCTGGAAGAAAAAGACGGTTGGTCGCACATCATCGCACCACATCAACCATCCAAAAAAGACCAACGCGGTTATCCTGGCTGGATCCCGAGCGCACAGCTTAAGGAAATCGAGGATGATCACTGGGATGCTGGCCCTGTAGCGCTTGTCACAACATCTTCTACGACATTATATAATTTAGAAAAAGAACCCCTACTGGAGTTGAGTTACTTAACGATCCTTCCTTACCTGGATATTCAGGATGGCTTCGTGAAGGTCCACACGCCAAATGGAGATGGTTTTTTACCAGAAGCTGACGTGGAAGTGTACATTTCTCGCGATGACATACCAAAAGGAGCTGGCATTGATATTGTCGCGGCTGGAGAAAAATTTATCGACCTTCCTTATTTTTGGGGAGGCATGAGTTCTTATGGCTACGATTGCTCCGGCTTTAGTTACAACATGCACAAAGCCAATGGCTACGAGATACCACGCGATGCGTCGGATCAGGTCAATCGCGGGAAGGAGGTTCCATTAGAAGAACTACAGCCTGGCGACCTGATTTATTTTGCCTATGAAGAAGGAAAAGGCGCCGTCCATCACGTTGGCATTTACTACGGAGACGGCAAAATGCTCCACGCACCAAAGACAGGAAAAAACGTAGAAGTCCTAGAGCTAGCAGATACCTACTATGAAAAAGAGCTATGCGCAGCCCGCCGCTTTTGGGAGGAATCATCATGA
- a CDS encoding GntR family transcriptional regulator yields MDRLNINPIKKRQTMKEIAYDEIKSAILTGQLDKKEYYPETLLAETLNTSRTPVREAANELVAEGLLLVYPRKGYKVKEISADEREQIVYLRTCIEKKALEVLHSKITEDQLSELDEIIEKQREAMEVEDRYVFIEYDQKMHATFVQMAELNIMEDIFQKIYNLMRLIGHTALMKQGRMKEVIEEHKQVVQALRDGNYDEASGNLLSHLTNTHQIVQTIEDTKTN; encoded by the coding sequence ATGGATAGATTGAACATAAATCCAATCAAGAAGCGGCAGACGATGAAAGAGATTGCGTATGATGAGATTAAGAGTGCTATTCTAACTGGTCAATTGGACAAAAAAGAGTATTATCCTGAGACATTATTGGCAGAAACTCTGAATACGTCTCGCACTCCAGTTAGAGAGGCAGCTAATGAACTTGTAGCAGAAGGACTTTTACTGGTATATCCACGTAAAGGCTATAAGGTGAAAGAGATTAGTGCAGATGAGAGAGAGCAGATTGTCTATCTACGAACATGCATTGAGAAAAAGGCATTAGAAGTATTGCATAGCAAGATTACCGAAGATCAATTGTCTGAGTTGGATGAAATTATAGAGAAGCAGCGAGAAGCCATGGAAGTAGAGGATCGTTACGTGTTCATTGAATATGATCAAAAAATGCATGCTACGTTCGTTCAGATGGCAGAATTAAATATCATGGAAGATATTTTTCAAAAGATTTATAACTTGATGAGATTGATAGGGCATACCGCTCTTATGAAACAAGGACGGATGAAGGAAGTTATCGAGGAACATAAGCAGGTTGTACAAGCTTTGCGAGATGGTAATTATGATGAAGCTTCTGGAAATCTATTAAGTCACTTAACCAACACGCATCAAATTGTACAAACAATCGAAGATACCAAAACAAATTAG
- a CDS encoding DUF2848 family protein translates to MATITHSFHMNKQSKDIEFNHCYCIGYSGRNQEKAKEHIQELAELGVPEPDDIPALFPLRTSAVSFSDELEVVGNQTSGEAEIVLVFDEEGDIYVTVGSDHTDRGLETVSIQKSKQVCDKPLATELWKLEDVKDHWDKLELSAYTYDQGEETLYQSHSIEAILHVDDLLTYMKEKELPTKQNVVYCGTVPLLEGFKYGDAFQVTLKDPVYDRSITKKYSVKRL, encoded by the coding sequence ATGGCAACTATTACTCATTCATTTCATATGAACAAGCAATCAAAAGATATTGAATTTAATCATTGTTATTGCATTGGGTACTCAGGTCGAAATCAAGAGAAAGCGAAAGAACATATTCAAGAATTGGCCGAGTTAGGGGTTCCAGAACCTGACGATATACCAGCACTATTTCCACTTCGAACCAGTGCTGTTTCCTTTTCAGACGAGTTAGAAGTGGTAGGAAATCAAACGAGTGGCGAGGCTGAAATTGTGCTCGTTTTTGATGAAGAAGGAGACATCTACGTGACGGTAGGAAGTGATCATACCGATCGTGGGTTAGAAACGGTTAGCATTCAAAAGTCAAAGCAAGTGTGTGATAAACCGCTCGCTACGGAACTATGGAAGCTTGAAGATGTGAAAGACCACTGGGACAAGCTGGAACTTAGCGCTTACACATATGACCAGGGGGAAGAAACATTATATCAATCGCATTCCATTGAAGCGATTTTACATGTAGATGACCTTTTAACGTATATGAAGGAAAAAGAACTCCCAACCAAGCAAAATGTCGTCTATTGTGGGACGGTCCCTTTATTAGAGGGGTTTAAATATGGAGATGCATTTCAGGTTACGTTGAAAGACCCTGTCTATGACAGGAGTATCACAAAAAAATACTCAGTTAAACGATTGTAA
- a CDS encoding putative hydro-lyase, translating into MSEMNPTEERLAFRKGLKTGTTSGMCEGYVQTNMVVLQKEYASDFLAFCKKNPKSCPLVEKLDTGQVAPNVAPEADIRTDLPRYRIYREGVFAEEVFDLRDVWQDDFVTFLIGCSFTFEKALVEAGIPLLHQLQQKVVPMFKTNIELESSGIFAGNMVVSMRPIPNQMMDKALRVSEQFGHAHGGPVQVGNPEQIGIQDVMNPDYGEAVKFDENISTPIFWACGVTPQNVALKAKPSIMITHAPGHMLITDEVDEYYR; encoded by the coding sequence TTGAGTGAAATGAATCCAACCGAGGAACGGCTAGCTTTTCGAAAAGGGTTGAAAACAGGCACAACATCTGGAATGTGTGAAGGTTACGTCCAGACGAATATGGTCGTGTTACAGAAAGAATATGCATCAGATTTTCTAGCGTTTTGTAAAAAGAATCCAAAGTCATGTCCACTCGTGGAAAAGTTAGACACAGGGCAAGTTGCGCCTAATGTAGCTCCTGAAGCGGACATTCGGACCGACCTACCACGCTACCGTATTTATCGTGAAGGTGTCTTTGCAGAAGAGGTATTTGATTTACGGGATGTATGGCAGGATGACTTTGTGACATTTTTGATTGGTTGTAGCTTCACGTTTGAAAAAGCGCTCGTGGAGGCAGGTATTCCGTTGTTGCACCAGCTCCAGCAAAAAGTAGTACCAATGTTCAAGACTAACATTGAGTTAGAATCATCTGGCATATTTGCAGGGAATATGGTTGTGAGCATGCGCCCCATCCCCAATCAGATGATGGATAAAGCTTTACGCGTATCCGAGCAATTTGGACATGCCCACGGAGGCCCGGTTCAGGTGGGTAACCCTGAGCAAATCGGCATTCAAGATGTAATGAATCCCGATTACGGCGAGGCAGTGAAATTCGATGAAAACATCAGCACCCCCATATTCTGGGCTTGCGGCGTTACTCCTCAAAACGTCGCCCTGAAAGCTAAGCCCAGTATAATGATTACACACGCACCAGGTCACATGCTGATCACGGATGAAGTGGATGAGTATTATCGATGA
- a CDS encoding TRAP transporter small permease, with the protein MKKLDYFVGKILEYLTTLCLIVTVVITLLQVIFRYVLESPLTWSQEILMMFFVYSIFFGSALATRNGDHLEVDLLDNASEWVKRFTEVLRFVVVGIMIVLLTVYGFMLVRDNFVSGQMMATVEMQKAYVYLALPISGLFMLYYHMKKVIEKCFGS; encoded by the coding sequence ATGAAGAAACTTGATTATTTCGTAGGAAAAATACTGGAATACCTTACGACCCTTTGTCTTATTGTAACGGTGGTGATCACCCTATTACAGGTTATCTTTCGTTATGTGCTAGAGTCACCACTTACATGGTCACAAGAAATATTGATGATGTTTTTTGTGTACAGTATCTTTTTTGGCTCAGCGTTAGCTACAAGAAATGGGGATCATTTAGAAGTAGACCTTTTGGACAATGCATCCGAATGGGTGAAGAGGTTCACCGAAGTGCTCCGATTTGTTGTAGTTGGCATCATGATTGTTTTGTTAACGGTATATGGATTTATGCTCGTACGAGATAATTTTGTATCAGGGCAGATGATGGCCACGGTAGAAATGCAGAAAGCTTATGTATATTTGGCATTGCCAATTAGTGGTTTGTTTATGTTGTATTACCATATGAAGAAGGTGATTGAGAAATGCTTTGGCTCGTAG
- a CDS encoding TRAP transporter large permease, whose product MLWLVGLLFVLIILRIPIAFALGFVSFLGIMMTDPGLLINVARKVFTGVDSFTLVAIPLFILAGEIMTYGGISKRLIDFSKTLVGHLPGGLAMVVVLASMFFSALTGTAIAAAAAIGGMLIPAMNKEGYDIRFSSSLVATSATIGPIIPPSIVLILYGVIAGESIGELFLAGVVPGVLMGAGLMIYSFVIGKKEGYYSRSERASLLEVLKGAKDAILAIIMPLIIIGGIVLGIFTPTESGVIAVVYAIIIGMFVYRELSLKDLYPIFLSTAKTTATIIFLIGSASLFIWFLSYNRIPTEIVNMLGGVAENPILLLLIINVILLLAGTFIDTISAVSIFTPLFLPLVTNAGIDPVHFGIILAVNLTIGMVTPPLGVCLFVTSSIAKIKVPQMFKYLIPQVAILILVLLAITYIPGLALLPLNFFEM is encoded by the coding sequence ATGCTTTGGCTCGTAGGTTTATTATTTGTACTGATCATACTAAGAATACCAATCGCCTTCGCACTTGGCTTTGTATCCTTTCTAGGCATTATGATGACGGACCCTGGCTTGTTAATTAATGTGGCAAGAAAAGTGTTTACTGGCGTTGATAGCTTTACACTAGTTGCTATTCCGTTATTCATTTTAGCTGGTGAAATTATGACATATGGCGGCATTTCCAAGCGATTAATTGATTTTTCAAAGACACTAGTTGGTCATTTGCCAGGTGGACTTGCCATGGTTGTCGTATTGGCGAGTATGTTTTTCTCCGCCTTAACGGGAACTGCTATTGCAGCTGCTGCCGCGATAGGTGGTATGCTCATCCCAGCGATGAACAAGGAAGGCTATGATATTCGTTTCTCCTCAAGCTTAGTAGCCACTTCCGCAACGATTGGCCCGATTATCCCTCCAAGTATCGTATTGATTTTATACGGAGTAATCGCAGGTGAATCAATTGGTGAGTTGTTTTTAGCTGGGGTTGTACCTGGAGTCTTGATGGGTGCTGGATTGATGATCTATAGTTTTGTCATCGGAAAAAAGGAAGGCTATTACTCTCGTAGTGAGCGTGCTTCTCTTTTAGAAGTTTTAAAAGGTGCAAAAGATGCGATTCTAGCTATTATTATGCCTCTGATTATTATTGGTGGAATTGTACTGGGGATTTTCACTCCAACAGAATCAGGTGTGATAGCGGTCGTTTATGCGATTATCATAGGTATGTTTGTCTATCGTGAACTATCGCTGAAAGATTTATATCCAATTTTTCTTAGTACGGCGAAAACGACAGCCACCATCATCTTTTTAATTGGTAGTGCCTCCTTATTTATATGGTTCTTATCATACAACCGTATTCCAACCGAGATTGTTAATATGCTTGGAGGAGTCGCCGAGAATCCAATATTATTATTATTGATCATCAATGTTATTTTACTGTTGGCCGGAACGTTTATCGATACGATTAGTGCCGTGTCTATTTTTACACCTTTATTCTTGCCATTAGTAACGAATGCTGGGATTGACCCAGTACACTTTGGAATTATTCTAGCAGTGAACTTAACAATTGGAATGGTCACACCGCCACTAGGCGTCTGCTTATTCGTGACTTCTTCGATTGCGAAAATAAAAGTACCACAAATGTTTAAGTACCTTATACCACAAGTAGCGATATTAATTCTGGTATTACTAGCCATTACGTATATCCCAGGATTGGCGTTACTTCCATTGAATTTCTTTGAAATGTAA
- a CDS encoding mandelate racemase/muconate lactonizing enzyme family protein: MNIESIETYPVAIPLKKPFKTALRTVTVAESIYVKVTCDDGTVGWGEAPPTHVITGESLFSIKETIEHILKSAILGMTLLERENVFYTLHKATVGNTSAKAAIDIALHDCFAKKCGLPLYQLLGGSLSSLETDYTVSVNSPEEMAEDAAEYIQNGFKVLKIKVGKDDMETDIARIQAIRNEIGSEATIRLDANQGWTAKEAIYAIRRMEELSLNVELVEQPVKAHDIEGLKQVTDNTNTLIMADESIFSPDDARRVLATRSADLLNIKLMKAGGIHRALQINKLAESFGVECMVGSMIETKLGVTAAAHFAASQRNITRVDFDAPLMLSKDLLNGGIHYDGRHISFSEGSGLGIQHVYYEN, translated from the coding sequence CCCTTCGCACTGTAACCGTTGCAGAATCTATCTATGTAAAAGTTACATGCGACGATGGTACTGTTGGTTGGGGAGAAGCACCTCCCACCCACGTTATAACTGGAGAGAGTCTGTTTAGCATCAAGGAAACGATTGAGCATATACTGAAGTCCGCTATACTCGGTATGACGCTCCTTGAACGGGAGAACGTTTTTTACACGTTACATAAAGCAACGGTTGGCAACACAAGTGCGAAAGCGGCTATCGATATAGCGCTACACGACTGCTTCGCAAAAAAATGTGGACTGCCTCTATATCAATTGTTAGGTGGAAGCTTAAGCTCCTTAGAAACAGACTACACCGTCAGCGTGAACAGTCCTGAGGAGATGGCGGAGGATGCAGCGGAATATATACAAAATGGCTTTAAAGTCCTAAAAATCAAGGTTGGCAAAGACGACATGGAAACCGATATCGCCCGCATCCAAGCGATACGCAACGAAATCGGCTCAGAAGCTACCATTCGACTCGATGCCAATCAAGGCTGGACTGCAAAAGAAGCGATTTATGCGATACGGCGTATGGAGGAGCTTTCCCTCAACGTCGAACTGGTTGAGCAGCCTGTAAAAGCGCATGACATAGAAGGTCTAAAGCAGGTAACGGACAATACCAATACGTTAATCATGGCAGATGAGAGTATCTTTTCACCCGATGATGCACGCCGCGTACTCGCAACGAGAAGCGCAGATCTGTTGAACATTAAATTAATGAAAGCAGGCGGTATTCACCGTGCTTTGCAAATCAATAAGCTAGCTGAGAGCTTTGGTGTTGAATGTATGGTCGGTAGCATGATTGAAACAAAGCTTGGTGTTACAGCCGCTGCCCACTTTGCAGCTAGTCAACGCAACATCACCCGCGTTGATTTTGACGCACCTCTAATGTTGAGCAAAGACTTACTCAATGGTGGTATTCACTATGATGGCCGTCATATTAGCTTTTCAGAAGGATCTGGCCTAGGTATCCAGCACGTGTATTACGAAAACTAA